A single genomic interval of Bradyrhizobium sp. AZCC 1693 harbors:
- a CDS encoding ABC transporter substrate-binding protein has product MGIMRVSRAVLTIAFALLGSAAAVGDDAKEEIRIGQTLPYSGPASGFGIIGRAQEAYFEKINAEGGINGRKIKFISLDDAYSPPKTVEQTRKLVEQEEVLLMFGSLGTATNNAVHRYLNGKKVPQLFVLSGATKWADPKNFRWTMPGMAAYQSEGVVYAKHILRTKPDAKIAILSQNDDFGRDYVAGFKRALGDKAASMIVSEASYETSAPTISSQLATLKASGANVMFGVVLGKFTSQMIKGVAEINWKPDLFFVPTSASSISFLEPAGLDNAVGLISSSNVKDTLDAQWANDPGVKEYFAFMKQYLPNADLTNSNYAAGYHYANLMVKVLMACKDDLGRENIMKQAASLRELPLPLLLPGITVSTDADDYLPFQQLRLRRFDGKSWIGFDDILDDG; this is encoded by the coding sequence ATGGGAATAATGAGAGTATCGCGAGCTGTATTGACGATCGCATTCGCTTTGCTCGGAAGCGCCGCGGCTGTCGGCGACGACGCCAAGGAGGAAATCCGCATCGGGCAGACGCTGCCCTATAGCGGCCCGGCATCCGGCTTCGGCATTATCGGCCGGGCGCAGGAGGCCTATTTCGAGAAGATCAACGCCGAGGGCGGCATCAACGGCCGCAAGATCAAGTTCATCAGCCTCGACGACGCCTACTCCCCGCCCAAGACGGTCGAGCAGACGCGAAAACTCGTCGAGCAGGAAGAAGTGCTGTTGATGTTCGGTTCGCTCGGGACCGCCACCAACAACGCGGTGCATCGCTACCTCAACGGCAAGAAGGTGCCGCAGCTCTTCGTGCTGAGCGGCGCGACCAAATGGGCCGACCCGAAAAATTTCCGCTGGACCATGCCGGGAATGGCAGCTTACCAGTCCGAAGGCGTCGTCTATGCCAAGCATATCCTGCGGACCAAGCCTGACGCCAAAATCGCCATCCTTTCGCAGAACGACGATTTCGGCCGCGATTACGTCGCCGGCTTCAAGCGCGCGCTGGGCGACAAGGCCGCGAGCATGATCGTCTCGGAAGCGAGCTACGAGACCAGCGCGCCGACCATCAGTTCGCAGCTTGCGACGCTGAAGGCCTCAGGCGCCAACGTGATGTTCGGCGTCGTGCTCGGCAAATTCACCTCGCAGATGATCAAGGGAGTTGCCGAGATCAACTGGAAGCCGGACCTGTTCTTCGTGCCGACCTCGGCGTCATCGATCTCGTTCCTGGAACCGGCCGGCCTCGACAACGCCGTCGGCCTGATCTCATCCAGCAACGTGAAGGACACGTTGGACGCGCAATGGGCCAATGATCCCGGCGTGAAGGAATATTTCGCCTTCATGAAGCAGTATCTGCCGAATGCGGATTTGACCAATTCGAACTACGCGGCAGGCTATCATTATGCCAATCTCATGGTGAAGGTGCTGATGGCATGCAAGGACGATCTCGGCCGCGAGAACATCATGAAACAGGCGGCGTCGCTGCGCGAGCTGCCGCTGCCGCTGTTGTTGCCGGGCATCACGGTATCGACCGATGCCGACGACTATCTGCCGTTCCAGCAATTGCGGCTGCGCCGCTTCGACGGCAAAAGCTGGATCGGCTTCGACGACATTCTGGATGATGGCTAA
- a CDS encoding NAD(P)H-dependent flavin oxidoreductase gives MPLPASLANSLELPVVGSPLFIVSGPELVIAQCKAGIVGSFPALNARPVEKLGEWLTRIDNELGEYKALHPEKKVAPYAVNQICHASNDRLMKDMETCVKHKVPIIITSLRPPIEIVEAAHSYGGVVFHDVINVKHARKAAEHGVDGLILVCAGAGGHAGTLSPFALLREVKQWFKGTVLLSGAISDGWGIASALALGADAAYMGTRFIATAEANADPAYKAALVEHAAHDIVYSNLFTGVHGNYLGPSIVAAGLDPANLPQSDKTKMNFGSGGNTKAKAWRDIWGSGQGIGQIADAPPVAELVERLKAEFTEARSDFLNRARA, from the coding sequence ATGCCGTTGCCTGCTTCGCTTGCCAATTCGCTCGAGCTGCCCGTGGTCGGTTCGCCGCTGTTTATCGTGTCCGGACCGGAGCTCGTTATCGCCCAGTGCAAGGCCGGCATCGTCGGTTCCTTTCCGGCGCTGAACGCCCGTCCCGTCGAAAAACTCGGCGAGTGGCTGACGCGGATCGACAACGAACTCGGCGAATACAAGGCGCTGCATCCGGAGAAGAAGGTCGCGCCCTATGCAGTCAACCAGATCTGCCACGCCTCCAACGACCGGCTGATGAAGGACATGGAGACCTGCGTGAAACACAAGGTCCCGATCATCATCACCTCGCTGCGCCCGCCGATCGAAATCGTCGAGGCCGCGCATTCCTATGGCGGCGTGGTGTTCCATGACGTGATCAACGTCAAGCATGCACGGAAAGCGGCAGAACATGGCGTCGATGGCCTCATTCTGGTCTGCGCCGGCGCCGGCGGCCATGCCGGCACGCTGTCGCCGTTCGCGCTGCTGCGCGAGGTCAAGCAGTGGTTCAAGGGCACCGTGCTGCTGTCCGGCGCGATCTCCGACGGCTGGGGTATCGCGTCGGCGCTCGCGCTCGGGGCGGATGCGGCCTACATGGGCACGCGCTTCATCGCGACGGCGGAAGCCAATGCCGATCCGGCCTACAAGGCCGCGCTGGTCGAGCATGCCGCGCACGATATCGTCTATTCGAACCTGTTCACCGGCGTGCACGGCAACTATCTCGGCCCCTCGATCGTGGCCGCGGGGCTCGATCCCGCCAATCTGCCGCAAAGCGACAAGACAAAGATGAATTTCGGCTCCGGCGGCAACACCAAGGCCAAGGCCTGGCGCGACATCTGGGGCTCCGGCCAGGGCATCGGCCAGATCGCCGACGCACCGCCGGTCGCCGAACTGGTGGAGCGGCTGAAGGCCGAATTCACTGAGGCTCGCAGCGACTTTCTAAACCGAGCGCGCGCCTAA
- a CDS encoding LysR family transcriptional regulator yields the protein MDWDLCKTFVAVAETRSFAAAARRLRSSHPTVGRKIAELEGQLGIPLFARSNEGLSLTSHGQKFREHVDAMAAAALRAEAAVSATGAQARGVAKLSIGSTLASHWLMPRLGPFLRAHDHIQLEIITHPYPASVRRREADVVLRPVDSGEENLIGRKIGRLGTGFYASRDYAARRRLPERRDEWKGHSVIGFADRLSNERLARWSDAITRQGSMVMRCSSQGDMLAAARAGLGISTLSCFVAAAYPDLVRVAPQKLASVADLWLLAHPDLVELPAVRAVIDFVTASAQEDRVRLRG from the coding sequence ATGGACTGGGACCTGTGCAAGACCTTCGTCGCGGTGGCCGAGACCCGCAGCTTCGCGGCGGCCGCGCGCCGGTTGCGCTCCAGCCATCCGACGGTCGGACGCAAGATCGCCGAACTGGAAGGCCAGCTCGGCATTCCCCTGTTCGCCCGGTCCAACGAAGGTCTTTCACTGACCTCGCACGGACAGAAATTTCGCGAGCATGTCGATGCGATGGCGGCGGCGGCGTTGCGTGCGGAAGCCGCGGTGTCGGCGACCGGCGCGCAGGCGCGCGGCGTGGCCAAGCTGTCGATTGGTTCGACGCTCGCCTCACACTGGCTGATGCCACGGCTCGGTCCGTTCCTGCGCGCGCATGACCATATCCAGCTTGAGATCATCACCCATCCGTATCCGGCCAGCGTGCGGCGCCGCGAGGCCGATGTCGTGCTGAGGCCAGTGGACAGCGGCGAAGAGAATTTGATCGGGCGCAAGATCGGCCGCCTCGGCACCGGCTTCTACGCCTCGCGCGACTATGCCGCGCGGCGGCGCCTTCCCGAACGGCGGGACGAATGGAAAGGCCACAGCGTCATCGGCTTCGCCGACCGGTTGTCGAACGAACGTCTGGCGCGCTGGAGCGACGCGATCACGCGGCAGGGATCGATGGTGATGCGATGCTCGTCGCAGGGCGACATGCTCGCCGCGGCGCGCGCGGGCCTCGGTATTTCAACGCTGTCCTGTTTTGTCGCGGCCGCCTATCCGGATCTCGTCCGAGTCGCGCCACAGAAGCTTGCCAGCGTGGCCGATCTCTGGCTGCTCGCGCACCCCGATCTGGTGGAACTTCCGGCGGTGCGCGCCGTGATCGATTTCGTCACGGCTTCCGCGCAGGAGGATCGGGTACGGCTGCGGGGATGA
- a CDS encoding DNA-3-methyladenine glycosylase family protein: MTIHLNSQSDLEDAVLALVKQDARLKPILELTGMPALRQREPGFAGLAAIVCGQQLSTASAGAIWARLVAAFDPFDHDSIRKARADRLGRLGLSAAKIKTLKNIARELAAERLNLEVLAEEDADAAHHTLTALHGIGPWTADVYLLFCLGHGDAWPAGDIAIQEAIKIGLGLQARPTAKQMAPLAEPWRPLRGAAAHLWWSYYRVLKKREGVLADKLIPAAVPDPPARKP; this comes from the coding sequence ATGACCATCCACCTCAACAGCCAGTCCGACCTCGAGGACGCCGTCCTCGCACTCGTCAAGCAGGACGCGCGGCTCAAGCCGATCCTTGAATTGACCGGCATGCCGGCGCTGCGGCAGCGCGAGCCGGGATTTGCCGGGCTGGCTGCGATCGTCTGCGGGCAGCAATTGTCCACCGCAAGCGCCGGCGCGATCTGGGCGCGGCTGGTGGCCGCGTTCGACCCGTTCGACCATGATTCCATCCGCAAGGCCCGCGCCGACCGTCTCGGCCGGCTCGGGCTTTCGGCCGCCAAGATCAAGACGCTGAAGAATATCGCGCGTGAACTTGCCGCCGAGCGGCTGAACCTCGAGGTGCTGGCGGAAGAGGACGCCGATGCGGCGCATCATACGCTGACGGCGCTGCACGGCATCGGCCCGTGGACCGCCGACGTCTATCTGCTGTTCTGTCTCGGCCATGGCGACGCCTGGCCGGCGGGCGATATCGCCATACAGGAAGCGATCAAGATCGGCCTCGGCCTGCAGGCGCGCCCGACCGCCAAGCAGATGGCGCCGCTGGCGGAACCATGGCGTCCGCTGCGCGGCGCCGCGGCGCATCTGTGGTGGAGCTATTATCGCGTGCTGAAGAAGCGCGAAGGCGTGCTCGCAGATAAACTCATCCCCGCAGCCGTACCCGATCCTCCTGCGCGGAAGCCGTGA
- the gluQRS gene encoding tRNA glutamyl-Q(34) synthetase GluQRS, whose product MPPPVFRFAPSPNGYLHLGHAYSALLNFDLARRAGGRFLLRIEDIDATRCRPKFEAAIYEDLAWLGIRWETPVRRQSEHFARYREVVERLAGLGLIYPSFESRAEIARLVAQREACAPWPRDPDGAPLYPGTAKLLSPDQRRQLIAQGAPYALRLDMQAALARTKELAWHEDGAGPGGESGVVRAQPEAWGDVILARKETPTSYHLSVVIDDALQGVTDVVRGRDLFWSTSVHLLLQQLLGIPQPVYRHHRLIEDTSGHKLSKSTQATALRELRRQGATPADIRGLVGLPDDFRNTTGGC is encoded by the coding sequence ATGCCGCCACCCGTTTTCCGATTTGCACCAAGCCCGAACGGCTACCTCCATCTCGGTCACGCCTATTCGGCGCTGCTGAATTTCGACCTCGCGCGTCGAGCCGGCGGCCGGTTCCTCCTGCGGATCGAGGACATCGACGCGACCAGGTGCCGGCCCAAATTCGAGGCGGCGATCTACGAGGACCTCGCTTGGCTGGGGATTCGCTGGGAAACGCCGGTGCGGCGGCAATCGGAGCATTTTGCCCGCTATCGGGAGGTGGTCGAAAGGTTGGCAGGCCTGGGCCTGATCTATCCGAGCTTCGAGAGCCGCGCGGAAATCGCCCGTCTGGTTGCGCAGCGCGAGGCCTGCGCGCCCTGGCCACGCGATCCCGACGGCGCGCCGCTCTATCCGGGAACAGCAAAATTGCTGTCGCCGGACCAACGCCGGCAGTTGATCGCGCAAGGCGCGCCTTACGCGCTGCGGCTCGATATGCAGGCCGCGCTCGCGCGCACGAAGGAACTGGCCTGGCACGAGGATGGCGCAGGTCCCGGCGGCGAGAGCGGCGTCGTGCGCGCTCAGCCCGAAGCCTGGGGCGACGTCATCCTGGCGCGCAAGGAGACGCCAACCAGCTATCATCTGTCCGTTGTGATCGACGACGCCCTGCAGGGCGTGACCGACGTGGTGCGGGGCAGGGACCTGTTCTGGTCGACGAGCGTGCACCTGCTGTTGCAGCAACTGCTCGGCATCCCGCAACCGGTCTATCGGCATCACCGGCTCATTGAAGATACGTCGGGACACAAGCTCTCGAAATCGACGCAAGCCACGGCGTTGCGCGAATTGCGCCGGCAAGGCGCCACGCCTGCGGACATTCGCGGCCTCGTCGGCCTGCCCGACGACTTCCGCAATACTACTGGGGGTTGTTGA
- a CDS encoding ATP-binding protein, translating to MAAKRRSRRITRPVKKRPAKKRVSRAAAKVRGIRKSAVAVSGMVETALAAFAHEVRTPLTGILAISNLLATSDLDERERRWVDTIKAGAEHLASLATLFVDAARSGGPGLEVRRDFFDLRTLARNAGDSLTGRAAAKGLQSSVVISEKLPAFAIGDPVRLRAAVENLIDNAVKFTEQGSVALQVAPLRSPKGKVAVAFEVSDSGIGLTLGEVKRLFRPFSQANVSIASRFGGAGLGLSSVKQLARAMGGDVTVTQRRGGGATFTFNVVMSSANDAVTAASGADGEVSISSQRSLRLLSVEDNPFGRVVLNAILTELGHQAEFIGQGEAAPERLAQGAFDAVLMDMILPGINGVEAIRRIRALQSPLGRIPIIGISGRSEDEAASRAAGADIFLVKPVSPRALATALHEATSPSANATS from the coding sequence ATGGCGGCGAAGCGGCGCTCACGGCGCATCACACGACCAGTCAAGAAGCGGCCAGCGAAAAAGCGCGTATCCAGGGCCGCGGCAAAAGTGCGCGGTATCCGCAAATCCGCCGTTGCCGTCTCCGGCATGGTCGAGACCGCGCTGGCGGCGTTTGCGCACGAGGTCCGCACGCCGCTTACAGGCATTCTGGCGATCAGCAATCTGCTCGCGACCTCCGATCTCGACGAGCGCGAACGGCGCTGGGTCGACACCATCAAGGCGGGGGCGGAACATCTGGCTAGTCTTGCGACCCTGTTCGTCGATGCGGCGCGCAGCGGCGGTCCCGGGCTCGAGGTGCGGCGGGATTTCTTCGACCTGCGCACGCTCGCCCGCAATGCCGGCGATTCGTTGACCGGGCGTGCGGCGGCCAAGGGCCTACAATCGTCGGTCGTCATTTCCGAAAAACTCCCTGCATTTGCGATCGGCGATCCCGTCCGCCTGCGCGCCGCGGTGGAGAACCTGATCGACAACGCCGTGAAATTCACCGAACAAGGCAGCGTCGCCCTCCAGGTTGCGCCCCTGCGCAGCCCGAAAGGCAAGGTCGCCGTTGCATTCGAGGTCTCCGACAGCGGGATCGGCCTCACGCTGGGCGAGGTCAAACGGCTGTTCCGGCCGTTTTCGCAGGCCAATGTCTCCATTGCATCGCGCTTCGGCGGCGCCGGTCTCGGATTGTCGTCGGTCAAGCAACTGGCGCGCGCCATGGGCGGCGACGTCACCGTGACGCAACGCCGTGGCGGCGGCGCCACCTTTACCTTCAATGTCGTGATGTCATCGGCAAATGACGCGGTAACGGCGGCGTCCGGCGCCGATGGCGAGGTGTCGATCAGTTCACAGCGATCGTTGCGCCTGCTCAGTGTCGAGGACAATCCGTTCGGCCGCGTCGTGCTCAACGCGATCCTGACCGAACTCGGTCACCAGGCCGAGTTCATCGGCCAGGGCGAGGCGGCGCCCGAGCGGCTTGCGCAGGGCGCATTCGATGCGGTGCTGATGGACATGATCCTGCCCGGCATCAACGGCGTCGAGGCGATCAGGCGCATTCGTGCGCTTCAGTCGCCGCTCGGGCGGATTCCGATTATCGGCATATCCGGCCGCAGCGAGGACGAGGCGGCATCACGCGCCGCCGGCGCCGATATCTTTCTGGTCAAGCCTGTGTCTCCGCGCGCCCTCGCGACTGCGCTGCATGAAGCGACATCCCCTTCGGCAAATGCGACTTCATGA
- a CDS encoding YihY/virulence factor BrkB family protein, with the protein MEAFYTFLADDGWAIASHIALSTLMALFPFLIVLTSLAGFFGSKELADGAVGLLMQTWPQQVADALSGEIHDVLTTTRGDILTVGAVLAVYFASNGVEALRVALNRAYSVVEPRAWYWLRLESIGYTLVAAFTSLAMAFLIVLGPLILETARRHIPFFVENNENFLFFARYGITITAMIVALFVLHAWLPCGRRSFLQILPGIVFTMVASLISGIVFGQYLARFASNYVTMYAGLASVIIALVFLYFIAAIFVYGGELNAAIMKSHLPKGMSLHAAQSRGRAETQA; encoded by the coding sequence ATGGAGGCGTTCTATACGTTCCTCGCCGATGACGGCTGGGCGATCGCGAGCCACATCGCGCTGTCGACGCTGATGGCGCTGTTCCCGTTCCTGATCGTGCTGACGTCGCTGGCCGGCTTTTTCGGCTCCAAGGAGCTCGCCGACGGCGCGGTGGGGCTGTTGATGCAGACCTGGCCGCAACAGGTCGCGGACGCGCTGTCAGGCGAAATCCACGATGTGCTGACCACGACGCGGGGCGACATCCTGACCGTCGGCGCGGTGCTGGCGGTCTATTTCGCCTCCAACGGCGTCGAGGCGCTGCGGGTCGCGCTGAACCGCGCCTATTCGGTGGTCGAACCGCGGGCGTGGTACTGGCTGCGGCTGGAATCGATCGGCTATACCCTGGTCGCCGCCTTTACGTCGCTCGCCATGGCGTTCCTGATCGTGCTCGGCCCGCTGATCCTGGAAACGGCGCGCCGCCACATTCCGTTCTTCGTCGAGAACAACGAAAACTTTCTGTTTTTCGCCCGCTACGGCATCACGATCACGGCGATGATTGTGGCGCTGTTCGTCCTGCATGCCTGGCTGCCCTGCGGCCGGCGAAGCTTTCTGCAGATCCTCCCGGGCATCGTCTTTACAATGGTGGCGTCGCTGATCTCGGGCATCGTTTTCGGCCAGTATCTGGCGCGCTTCGCCAGCAACTACGTAACGATGTATGCGGGGCTTGCCTCGGTCATCATCGCGCTGGTGTTTCTGTATTTCATTGCGGCGATTTTCGTTTACGGCGGCGAACTGAATGCGGCCATCATGAAGTCGCATTTGCCGAAGGGGATGTCGCTTCATGCAGCGCAGTCGCGAGGGCGCGCGGAGACACAGGCTTGA
- a CDS encoding twin transmembrane helix small protein — protein MASFLSSIVLPIAVAAVAIVLLLGLVNMMRGGSPNRSQNLMRLRVLLQFIAIIIVMVTVWAMGK, from the coding sequence ATGGCATCCTTTCTGAGTTCGATCGTCCTTCCGATCGCGGTTGCGGCCGTGGCTATCGTGCTGCTGCTCGGCCTCGTCAACATGATGCGGGGCGGCTCGCCGAACCGCTCGCAGAACCTGATGCGGCTTCGGGTGCTGCTGCAATTCATCGCCATCATCATCGTGATGGTCACGGTCTGGGCGATGGGAAAATAA
- a CDS encoding cob(I)yrinic acid a,c-diamide adenosyltransferase, with protein sequence MVVLNRIYTRTGDDGTTALGNGERRPKYDLRIAAYGTVDETNAAIGVVRLHLGEARELDAMLGRIQNDLFDLGADLAVPQRDGKAERLRMLSSQVERLERDIDSLNEHLAPLTSFVLPGGTPAAAYLHLARTICRRAERIMVELAANPKEPVSEAAIQYMNRLSDFLFVASRAMNDNGAGDVLWVPGQNR encoded by the coding sequence ATGGTCGTACTCAACCGCATCTACACCAGGACCGGCGATGACGGCACCACGGCGCTCGGCAACGGCGAACGCCGCCCCAAATACGATCTGCGCATCGCGGCCTATGGCACGGTGGATGAAACCAACGCCGCGATCGGCGTGGTGCGGCTGCACCTCGGCGAGGCGCGCGAACTCGACGCGATGCTGGGCCGGATCCAGAACGATTTGTTCGATCTTGGCGCCGACCTCGCGGTGCCCCAGCGCGACGGCAAGGCCGAGCGCCTGCGGATGCTGTCGAGCCAGGTCGAACGGCTCGAACGCGACATCGACAGCCTGAACGAGCATCTTGCGCCGCTGACCTCATTCGTCCTGCCGGGCGGCACCCCGGCTGCCGCATACCTGCATCTCGCCCGCACCATATGCCGCAGGGCGGAACGGATCATGGTGGAACTCGCCGCCAACCCCAAGGAGCCGGTCAGCGAGGCCGCCATTCAATATATGAACCGGCTGTCGGATTTTCTGTTCGTCGCCAGCCGCGCCATGAACGATAATGGGGCCGGAGACGTGTTGTGGGTGCCGGGTCAGAACCGTTAA